From Nocardioides daedukensis, the proteins below share one genomic window:
- a CDS encoding MFS transporter, translating to MTIHQLEFAPEQLTRRARWAALGVLMLPVLLVSIDNTALSFAVPSLSRSLAPSGNQILWIIDIYPLVLAALLVTMGSLGDRFGRRRILLTGGIGFAAVSALAAFAPSAGWLIVARALLGIFGAMLMPATISLIRNIFTDATERRTAIAIWMSGFSAGAALGPIVGGWLLQHFWWGSIFLIAVPVLIPLLVLAPRLVPESRDPEPGPIDPAGIALVTGALGALVYAIKELATHGPTGTTMLIAAFGLACGIAFVRRMLVRRNPMLDVRLFANPIFSVALMVNLVSIFALVGFIYFLAQHLQLIAGHSPLEAALMMVPGLVVTVVLGLAAVPFVRRFGALPVMVVGVLLNAIGYLVVSALGHTGSGLALLVGFVVVCAGVGMAETVSNDLALSAVPPAKAGAASAVSETAYEVGAVLGTAVLGSLLNLAYRQGISVPVTVGESAAEQARATMGGAVEVAADLPTASADALLASAGHAFDSGVTLTAAIASVLCFAVALGAARILRGRV from the coding sequence GTGACCATCCACCAGCTCGAATTCGCTCCCGAGCAGCTCACCCGCCGCGCGCGGTGGGCCGCTCTTGGCGTGCTCATGCTGCCGGTGCTGCTGGTCTCGATCGACAACACCGCGCTCAGCTTCGCGGTCCCCTCGCTGTCGCGATCCCTGGCTCCGAGCGGCAACCAGATCCTCTGGATCATCGACATCTACCCGCTCGTGCTGGCCGCCCTGCTGGTGACGATGGGCTCCCTGGGTGACCGGTTCGGTCGCCGCCGGATCCTGCTCACCGGCGGCATCGGCTTCGCCGCCGTCTCCGCCCTGGCCGCCTTCGCCCCCTCCGCCGGATGGCTGATCGTGGCCCGTGCCCTGCTCGGCATCTTCGGCGCCATGCTGATGCCGGCGACGATCTCCCTGATCCGCAACATCTTCACCGACGCCACGGAGCGGCGTACCGCCATCGCGATCTGGATGTCCGGCTTCTCCGCCGGGGCGGCGCTCGGCCCGATCGTCGGCGGCTGGCTGCTCCAGCACTTCTGGTGGGGCTCGATCTTCCTGATCGCGGTGCCGGTGCTGATCCCGCTGCTCGTCCTGGCGCCGCGGCTGGTCCCGGAGTCCCGCGACCCCGAGCCCGGCCCGATCGACCCGGCCGGCATCGCCCTGGTCACGGGCGCGCTGGGCGCGCTGGTCTATGCGATCAAGGAGCTGGCCACCCACGGCCCGACCGGCACCACGATGCTGATCGCCGCGTTCGGTCTCGCCTGCGGCATCGCGTTCGTGCGCCGGATGCTGGTGCGCCGCAACCCGATGCTCGACGTACGCCTGTTCGCGAACCCGATCTTCTCGGTCGCGCTGATGGTCAACCTGGTCAGCATTTTCGCGCTGGTCGGCTTCATCTACTTCCTCGCCCAGCACCTGCAGCTGATCGCCGGCCACTCGCCCCTCGAGGCGGCGCTGATGATGGTGCCCGGACTGGTCGTCACGGTCGTGCTGGGACTGGCCGCCGTGCCGTTCGTACGCCGCTTCGGCGCGCTGCCGGTGATGGTCGTCGGGGTGCTGCTCAACGCCATCGGCTATCTGGTGGTCTCAGCCCTGGGCCACACCGGCTCGGGCCTCGCCCTGCTCGTCGGCTTCGTGGTCGTGTGCGCGGGCGTCGGAATGGCCGAGACCGTCTCCAACGACCTCGCGCTCAGCGCGGTTCCTCCCGCCAAGGCGGGGGCCGCCTCCGCAGTCTCCGAGACTGCCTATGAGGTCGGCGCCGTGCTCGGGACCGCCGTGCTGGGAAGCCTGCTCAACCTCGCCTACCGCCAGGGCATCTCGGTGCCGGTGACCGTCGGTGAGAGCGCAGCCGAGCAGGCACGCGCCACCATGGGCGGTGCCGTCGAGGTCGCCGCCGACCTGCCCACCGCCTCGGCCGATGCCCTGCTCGCCTCCGCGGGCCACGCCTTCGACTCCGGGGTGACCCTCACCGCAGCCATTGCGAGCGTGCTCTGCTTCGCAGTGGCTCTCGGTGCGGCGCGGATCCTGCGTGGTCGAGTCTGA
- a CDS encoding DUF2510 domain-containing protein codes for MSNPPAGWYPDANGDSRYWDGNAWTEQTQPSGEAVDPAQPSQSAESSQPAQPAEPEQAQPEQGQQAWQGGAQQQSAYGQQQSWQRAQQQGAQQPWQGGQQQSWQGGPAGAQGQEPWQSGQGTPQKSKTPLIIGAIVAVLLLVIAGAVAAFLIAGGDDDDKSADDPESSQSSEPTDEPTDGPTSDDPTTSPIDPQTSPAPGGDAGPAVTAVTGYLDAVTRQDCPTMKSHVTGAAEAAIPDCDGFTPNPGYSAEYEITGSRMVGEKAEVDTTESFTIDGSTPKTGNCTYSVIQESGTWLVEGARCS; via the coding sequence ATGAGCAATCCGCCTGCCGGGTGGTACCCGGACGCCAATGGTGACTCCCGCTATTGGGACGGCAACGCCTGGACCGAGCAGACCCAGCCTTCGGGCGAGGCAGTCGACCCGGCCCAGCCCAGCCAGTCCGCCGAGTCCAGCCAGCCCGCCCAGCCGGCTGAGCCGGAGCAGGCCCAGCCCGAGCAGGGTCAGCAGGCCTGGCAGGGCGGCGCGCAGCAGCAATCGGCGTACGGCCAGCAGCAGTCCTGGCAGCGTGCCCAACAACAGGGTGCCCAGCAGCCTTGGCAGGGCGGACAGCAGCAGTCCTGGCAGGGCGGACCGGCCGGTGCCCAGGGGCAGGAGCCCTGGCAGTCGGGTCAGGGCACTCCCCAGAAGTCCAAGACCCCGCTGATCATCGGCGCCATCGTGGCCGTGCTCCTGCTGGTCATCGCTGGCGCAGTGGCCGCCTTCCTGATCGCCGGCGGCGACGATGACGACAAGTCGGCCGACGACCCCGAGTCGTCGCAGTCCAGCGAGCCGACCGACGAGCCGACCGACGGGCCCACCTCGGACGACCCCACGACGTCGCCGATCGACCCCCAGACCAGCCCCGCGCCCGGTGGCGACGCCGGACCGGCGGTCACTGCGGTCACCGGCTATCTCGACGCGGTCACCCGGCAGGACTGCCCGACGATGAAGAGCCACGTCACCGGTGCGGCCGAGGCCGCAATCCCTGACTGCGACGGCTTCACCCCGAACCCCGGCTACTCGGCCGAATACGAGATCACCGGCTCCCGGATGGTCGGCGAGAAGGCCGAGGTGGACACCACCGAGTCGTTCACGATCGACGGCAGCACCCCGAAGACCGGCAACTGCACCTACTCGGTGATCCAGGAGTCGGGCACCTGGCTGGTCGAGGGAGCGCGCTGCTCATGA
- a CDS encoding VanZ family protein has translation MVEFGGAGVMVLGAFASGVVFLLLALVLLKPLGWVSAFSIAGFLWAITGIALLTLVPVAAHTGYVPAETRMATCSWDVGGPAPDGFWIFQSGQRTLNTVLFVPAGALLVLSVARWRAGWMLTPIGFALLAAYSAGIERAQLELARIDRACDVTDFVDNVTGAAIGVVIGLLLIVVFRPWRHKHRKRQDRGVLT, from the coding sequence ATGGTCGAGTTCGGAGGCGCCGGGGTGATGGTGCTCGGCGCCTTCGCGTCGGGCGTCGTGTTCCTGCTGCTCGCCCTGGTCCTGCTCAAGCCGCTCGGCTGGGTCTCGGCGTTCTCGATCGCCGGCTTCCTGTGGGCGATCACCGGGATCGCGCTGCTCACCCTGGTCCCGGTCGCCGCCCACACCGGCTATGTCCCGGCGGAGACCCGGATGGCCACCTGCTCGTGGGACGTTGGGGGCCCGGCGCCGGACGGGTTCTGGATCTTCCAGTCCGGGCAACGCACCCTGAACACCGTGCTCTTCGTTCCGGCCGGGGCACTTCTGGTGCTCTCCGTCGCGCGCTGGCGGGCCGGGTGGATGCTGACCCCGATCGGGTTCGCGCTGCTGGCGGCGTACTCCGCCGGGATCGAGAGGGCACAGCTCGAGCTCGCCCGGATCGACCGGGCCTGCGACGTCACCGACTTCGTGGACAACGTGACCGGCGCGGCGATCGGGGTCGTGATCGGACTGCTGCTGATCGTCGTGTTCCGACCGTGGCGGCACAAGCACCGCAAGCGGCAGGACCGCGGTGTCCTAACCTGA
- a CDS encoding phage holin family protein codes for MKFIVWVISNAAALAVAVWLLDGITLEGDTWQDQLLPLALVALIMCVVSSFVAPVVKFLSLPVIIVTIGLFLLVVNALMLMLTGWIAGELEIGFEVDGFWNALFGSIIISIVGSLVRAVLDDD; via the coding sequence GTGAAGTTCATCGTCTGGGTCATCTCGAACGCTGCCGCACTCGCCGTCGCGGTGTGGCTGCTGGACGGCATCACCCTCGAGGGCGACACCTGGCAGGACCAACTTCTTCCGCTCGCCCTGGTCGCGCTGATCATGTGTGTGGTGAGCTCGTTCGTCGCTCCGGTGGTCAAGTTCTTGTCGTTGCCGGTGATCATCGTGACCATCGGCCTCTTCCTGCTCGTGGTCAACGCCCTGATGCTCATGCTCACCGGCTGGATCGCGGGCGAGCTCGAGATCGGCTTCGAGGTCGACGGCTTCTGGAACGCCCTGTTCGGCTCGATCATCATCTCGATCGTGGGCAGCCTCGTCCGCGCAGTGCTGGACGACGACTGA
- a CDS encoding ABC transporter ATP-binding protein — MSEENVFRGEGLELSYHDRTVVHAASLSVEPGRVHALVGPNGSGKSTLLRAMARLHKADAGTLSLGDQAVSTLSKREFARVITLLSQNRPVPSGVPVAEVVEFGRHPYRGKWRAKDPEGASAIAWAMKVTGVSEMAERGVDELSGGELQRVWLACCLAQQTDVLLLDEPTNHLDMRYQVDILDLVRDLADEHGVAVGVVLHDLNQAADVADDITMLHKGVIQATGSPAHVLTADRVSAVYGLPVAITRDPVTSQVGVQPVHRTVRRLQQLA, encoded by the coding sequence ATGAGTGAAGAGAACGTGTTCCGTGGTGAGGGTCTGGAGCTTTCCTACCACGACCGCACCGTCGTGCACGCCGCCTCATTGAGCGTCGAGCCCGGCCGGGTGCACGCTCTGGTCGGCCCCAACGGCAGCGGCAAGTCCACCCTGCTGCGCGCGATGGCCCGGCTGCACAAGGCCGATGCCGGCACGCTCTCCCTCGGCGACCAGGCTGTCTCCACCCTGAGCAAGCGCGAGTTCGCCCGGGTGATCACCCTGCTCTCCCAGAACCGACCGGTGCCATCGGGGGTCCCGGTTGCCGAGGTGGTCGAGTTCGGCCGTCACCCCTACCGCGGCAAGTGGCGCGCCAAGGACCCCGAAGGTGCCTCGGCCATCGCCTGGGCGATGAAGGTCACTGGCGTCAGTGAGATGGCCGAGCGCGGCGTCGACGAGCTCTCCGGTGGCGAGCTGCAGCGGGTCTGGCTGGCCTGCTGTCTGGCCCAGCAGACCGACGTACTCCTCCTCGACGAGCCCACGAACCACCTCGACATGCGCTATCAGGTCGACATCCTCGACCTGGTCCGCGACCTCGCCGACGAACACGGCGTCGCGGTCGGCGTGGTCCTGCACGACCTCAACCAGGCCGCGGACGTCGCCGACGACATCACCATGCTCCACAAGGGCGTGATCCAGGCGACCGGCTCACCCGCCCATGTCCTGACCGCCGACCGCGTCTCCGCGGTCTATGGCCTCCCGGTCGCGATCACCCGCGACCCGGTCACCTCGCAGGTCGGCGTACAGCCGGTGCATCGCACCGTACGTCGTCTCCAGCAGCTGGCCTGA
- a CDS encoding cation diffusion facilitator family transporter, translated as MGHGHAHTHATGRAEDRKRLQIVLVVTATVMVVEVIGAFVTGSLALLADAGHMATDAAAVLLALGASYVATLRPGPGSTFGYHRAEILAALLNALVLLGVCGYLAYAGITRLADPTEVEAGAMIAFALVGLAANAVSMMILNRSDTGSLNLKGAANEVFADLLGSVVAVIAGVVIVATGFHRADSIASLVIAVMILPRSFILLRDSVRVLLEIAPADLDLAEVREHLAAVPGVTDVHDLHAWTITSGLSSLSAHVTVTDEMLARIGVGGVLDQLQECAAGHFELHHSTFQVEPVSHRQHEDLGAAECD; from the coding sequence ATGGGTCACGGGCACGCGCACACGCACGCCACCGGCCGGGCGGAGGACCGCAAGCGGCTCCAGATCGTCCTCGTCGTCACTGCCACGGTGATGGTGGTCGAGGTGATCGGCGCGTTCGTCACCGGCTCGTTGGCCCTGCTCGCCGACGCGGGACACATGGCGACCGACGCGGCCGCAGTCCTCCTTGCACTGGGGGCGTCGTACGTCGCCACGCTGCGCCCCGGGCCTGGCTCGACGTTCGGCTATCACCGTGCCGAGATCCTGGCCGCGTTGCTCAACGCCCTTGTCCTGTTGGGCGTCTGCGGCTACCTGGCCTATGCCGGGATCACCCGGTTGGCCGATCCCACCGAGGTCGAGGCCGGTGCGATGATCGCGTTCGCCCTCGTCGGCCTGGCTGCCAATGCGGTCTCGATGATGATCCTGAACCGTTCCGACACCGGGTCGCTCAACCTCAAGGGTGCGGCCAACGAGGTCTTCGCCGACCTCCTCGGCTCGGTGGTCGCGGTCATCGCCGGGGTGGTCATCGTGGCCACCGGCTTCCATCGCGCGGACTCGATTGCCTCCCTGGTGATCGCGGTGATGATCCTGCCGCGCTCCTTCATCCTGCTGCGCGACTCGGTGCGGGTGCTCCTCGAGATCGCGCCCGCCGACCTCGACCTCGCCGAGGTGCGCGAGCACCTTGCGGCCGTGCCCGGTGTCACCGACGTGCACGACCTGCACGCCTGGACGATCACCAGCGGACTCTCCAGCCTCTCCGCGCACGTCACCGTCACCGACGAGATGTTGGCCCGGATCGGCGTCGGGGGAGTGCTCGACCAGCTGCAGGAGTGCGCGGCCGGCCACTTCGAGCTGCACCACTCGACCTTCCAGGTCGAGCCGGTCAGCCACCGACAGCACGAGGACCTCGGCGCCGCGGAGTGCGACTGA
- a CDS encoding glutathione S-transferase family protein encodes MTEDNTPTYVSKGQEFARDMNYIPDRILASGSSLDPLDDRFPSGSKDSPRDVQVWPVEPGRYRLVAAKACPWANRAIIVRNLLGLEDVISIGLPGPTHDKRSWTFDLDPGGVDPVLGFERLQQAYFARFPDYPRGITVPAMVDVPTKGVVTNDFPQITHDLFFEWRDHHRPDAPDLWPDDLREEMESVMQRIFTEVNNGVYRCGFAGSQEAYEAGYDRLWTAMDWLEERLTDRRYLMGDAITEADVRLFTTLARFDPVYHGHFKCNRNKLTEMPALWGYARDLFQTPGFGETIDFDQIKAHYYVVHTDVNPSGIIPKGPSLEEWHSAHGRS; translated from the coding sequence ATGACCGAGGACAACACCCCGACCTATGTCAGCAAGGGGCAGGAGTTCGCCCGGGACATGAACTACATCCCGGACCGGATCCTGGCGTCGGGGTCCTCGCTCGACCCACTCGACGACCGCTTCCCGAGCGGGTCGAAGGACAGTCCTCGCGACGTGCAGGTGTGGCCCGTCGAGCCCGGCCGGTATCGGCTGGTCGCGGCGAAGGCCTGCCCCTGGGCGAACCGCGCGATCATCGTGCGCAACCTGCTCGGCCTCGAGGACGTGATCTCGATCGGTTTGCCCGGGCCCACGCACGACAAGCGCAGCTGGACCTTCGACCTCGACCCCGGTGGTGTCGACCCGGTGCTCGGCTTCGAGCGCCTGCAGCAGGCCTACTTCGCCCGGTTCCCCGACTATCCGCGCGGGATCACGGTGCCGGCGATGGTCGACGTACCGACCAAGGGCGTGGTCACCAACGACTTCCCGCAGATCACCCACGACCTCTTCTTCGAGTGGCGCGACCACCACCGGCCCGATGCCCCGGACCTGTGGCCCGACGATCTCCGCGAGGAGATGGAGTCGGTGATGCAGCGGATCTTCACCGAGGTGAACAACGGTGTCTACCGGTGCGGTTTCGCCGGTTCGCAGGAGGCCTACGAGGCGGGGTACGACCGGCTCTGGACGGCGATGGACTGGCTGGAGGAGCGGCTCACCGACCGTCGTTACCTGATGGGCGACGCGATCACCGAGGCCGACGTACGCCTGTTCACCACGCTGGCCAGGTTCGATCCGGTCTATCACGGGCACTTCAAGTGCAACCGGAACAAGCTCACCGAGATGCCGGCCCTGTGGGGCTATGCGCGTGACCTGTTCCAGACGCCCGGGTTCGGCGAGACGATCGACTTCGACCAGATCAAGGCGCACTACTACGTCGTGCACACAGACGTGAACCCCTCAGGGATCATCCCGAAGGGGCCCTCGCTGGAGGAGTGGCACTCGGCGCACGGCCGCTCGTGA
- a CDS encoding ArsR/SmtB family transcription factor, with the protein MHAYTDEELDAHLPVAVEIFSLLADATRVRIVLALRDGEQSVGVLAEEVGKSQAAVSQHLAKLRMSRVVSTRQGGNRVFYSLANQHALELVEVAFNQAEHAVDAVVRHSDWAR; encoded by the coding sequence ATGCATGCATATACCGATGAAGAGCTGGACGCGCACCTGCCCGTGGCGGTCGAGATCTTCTCCCTGCTCGCCGACGCCACCCGGGTGCGGATCGTGCTCGCCCTGCGCGACGGTGAGCAGTCGGTGGGCGTGCTCGCCGAGGAGGTCGGGAAGTCCCAGGCCGCCGTCTCGCAGCACCTCGCCAAGCTGCGGATGAGTCGCGTGGTGAGCACACGCCAGGGCGGCAACCGGGTCTTCTACAGCCTGGCCAACCAGCACGCGCTCGAGCTCGTCGAGGTCGCCTTCAACCAGGCCGAGCACGCGGTCGACGCCGTGGTCCGGCACTCGGATTGGGCGCGCTGA
- a CDS encoding TetR/AcrR family transcriptional regulator has translation MSRPPKARNKALLAYCELLRRDGERATTIDAVAARAELSKGGVLYHFPSKEALAEAALEEFRLSCEQDLASMAEAAEGPARHYVRTSWTSGSDLDTYYIAMLRLAQSSWQPAVEALEWVHQAWLELIQEEVGDRYAAEAIMLIGEGLYHHSSMPGEWSRGTFARSVEHLLELVDHLKRS, from the coding sequence ATGAGCCGCCCGCCGAAGGCCCGCAACAAGGCGCTGCTCGCCTATTGCGAGCTTCTCCGACGCGACGGTGAGCGCGCCACCACGATCGATGCGGTGGCGGCTCGCGCGGAGCTGTCCAAGGGCGGAGTGCTCTACCACTTCCCCAGCAAGGAAGCGCTCGCCGAGGCCGCCCTCGAGGAGTTCCGCCTCAGCTGCGAGCAGGACCTGGCCAGCATGGCCGAGGCAGCAGAGGGGCCGGCTCGGCACTACGTGCGGACCTCGTGGACCAGCGGTTCCGACCTCGACACCTACTACATCGCGATGCTCCGACTGGCGCAGTCGTCGTGGCAGCCTGCGGTGGAGGCTCTCGAGTGGGTGCACCAGGCCTGGCTCGAGCTCATCCAGGAAGAGGTCGGCGACCGCTACGCCGCCGAGGCGATCATGCTGATCGGCGAAGGCCTCTACCACCACTCCTCCATGCCCGGCGAATGGTCTCGTGGCACCTTCGCCCGCTCGGTCGAGCACCTGCTGGAGCTCGTCGATCACCTCAAGCGCTCCTGA
- a CDS encoding low molecular weight protein-tyrosine-phosphatase produces the protein MTTTPAIRRIAIVCLGNICRSPIADVVLTERLRDAGLDVVVDSFGTGDMHVGKPMDSRAASTLTTAGYDATRHRASHFTDAQATAYDLVLAMDSTNHADLLALGVPEERLKRFRDFDPAPGEGDVPDPYYGGDEGFRDVLATVERTAEAITAHVSAQGSAHSGGRR, from the coding sequence ATGACCACCACACCTGCGATCCGACGCATCGCCATCGTCTGCCTCGGCAACATCTGCCGCTCGCCGATCGCCGATGTGGTCCTCACCGAGCGCCTGCGCGACGCCGGTCTCGACGTGGTGGTGGACAGCTTCGGCACCGGCGACATGCACGTCGGGAAGCCGATGGACTCCCGCGCTGCCTCGACCCTGACCACCGCGGGGTACGACGCCACGCGGCACCGGGCGAGCCACTTCACCGACGCCCAGGCGACGGCGTACGACCTGGTCCTGGCGATGGACTCGACCAACCATGCCGACCTGCTGGCGCTCGGGGTGCCCGAGGAACGGCTGAAGCGGTTCCGGGACTTCGATCCGGCGCCCGGCGAGGGTGATGTGCCGGACCCCTACTACGGCGGGGACGAGGGCTTCCGTGACGTGCTCGCCACGGTCGAGCGCACGGCCGAGGCGATCACCGCCCATGTGTCCGCGCAAGGTTCCGCCCACTCGGGAGGGCGTCGATGA
- a CDS encoding GMC oxidoreductase: MGSQRFDADVLVIGSGFGGAVTSLRLAEAGHRVVLLEKGSRHTDEDLLRARKDPRAYLWQPSLGMRGFFWQRILRHVAVIGGTGVGGGSIVWAGVLLEPPRAFYRDGAWADLHDDWESELAPHLATASAMLGRARTPFVGTMDHHLEDTARAMGAHSTYGPVPVAIHFGREGVTEPDPFFDGAGPERTGCRLCGECLLGCPYGAKNQLTRNYLWLAERAGARIEPESQVTEIAPLAEEGYVVTVRHPWRKEPTRTLRARRVVVSAGVLDTVELLLRCRDELGTLPNLSARLGESVRTNSEAITAVLHEPGTDLSRGPTISSDFHPDDVTHVTQNRYMGGWHMRFQLGPLVDGHRPLRRALATLAAILFGPLRQARTLAGRKLLERLTVLTVMQSTDNALRLRLKRGRFLRWRSHLSSELPHGAAVPSYLPIANATARTMAEVTGGRAMNLLGESVGGLSVTAHVLGGAVMGADAETGVVDTNHEVFGHPGLYVVDGSVIPANLGVNPSLTITAMAERAARLVPPPPNAEPAIHISARPVPETR, from the coding sequence TTGGGTTCGCAACGCTTTGATGCCGATGTGCTCGTCATCGGCAGCGGGTTCGGTGGTGCAGTCACCTCGCTGCGGCTCGCCGAGGCCGGGCACCGGGTGGTCTTGCTCGAGAAGGGGTCCCGGCACACCGACGAGGACCTGCTCCGCGCCCGCAAGGACCCGCGGGCCTACCTGTGGCAACCCAGCCTCGGCATGCGCGGCTTCTTCTGGCAGCGGATCCTCCGCCACGTCGCGGTGATCGGCGGCACCGGAGTCGGCGGCGGATCGATCGTCTGGGCCGGCGTGCTCCTCGAGCCGCCGCGCGCGTTCTATCGCGACGGCGCCTGGGCCGACCTGCACGACGACTGGGAGAGCGAGCTGGCGCCCCACCTCGCCACCGCGTCAGCGATGCTCGGGCGGGCGCGCACGCCGTTCGTCGGCACGATGGACCACCACCTCGAGGACACGGCGCGGGCGATGGGCGCCCACTCGACGTACGGCCCGGTCCCGGTGGCGATCCACTTCGGTCGCGAGGGCGTCACCGAGCCCGACCCTTTCTTCGACGGCGCCGGCCCGGAGCGCACCGGCTGCCGCCTGTGCGGCGAGTGCCTGCTCGGTTGCCCCTACGGCGCGAAGAACCAGCTCACCCGCAACTACCTCTGGCTCGCCGAGCGCGCCGGCGCCCGGATCGAGCCGGAGTCGCAGGTCACCGAGATCGCGCCCCTGGCCGAGGAGGGGTACGTCGTCACCGTGCGGCACCCGTGGCGCAAGGAGCCGACGCGGACCCTGCGCGCGCGACGCGTGGTGGTCTCGGCAGGCGTGCTCGACACCGTCGAGCTGCTGCTGCGTTGCCGCGACGAGCTGGGAACCCTGCCGAACCTCTCGGCGCGACTGGGCGAGTCGGTGCGGACGAACTCGGAGGCGATCACCGCGGTCCTGCACGAACCGGGCACCGACCTGTCCCGCGGGCCGACCATCTCAAGCGACTTCCACCCCGACGACGTCACGCACGTGACCCAGAACCGCTACATGGGTGGGTGGCACATGCGCTTCCAGCTCGGTCCGCTAGTCGATGGCCACCGGCCGCTGCGCCGGGCCCTGGCCACGTTGGCCGCCATCCTCTTCGGACCGCTGCGCCAGGCGCGCACGCTGGCCGGGCGCAAGCTGCTCGAGCGGCTCACGGTGCTGACCGTCATGCAGAGCACCGACAACGCGCTGCGGCTGCGGTTGAAGCGCGGCCGGTTCCTGAGATGGCGCAGCCACCTCAGCTCCGAGCTGCCCCACGGCGCGGCCGTGCCCAGCTATCTGCCGATCGCCAACGCCACCGCACGCACGATGGCCGAGGTCACCGGGGGCCGAGCGATGAACCTGCTCGGCGAGTCCGTCGGCGGCCTGTCGGTGACCGCGCACGTGCTCGGCGGTGCCGTGATGGGTGCCGACGCCGAGACCGGCGTGGTCGACACCAACCACGAGGTCTTCGGGCACCCGGGCCTCTATGTCGTCGACGGCAGCGTCATCCCCGCCAACCTGGGCGTGAACCCGTCGCTCACCATCACCGCGATGGCCGAACGAGCGGCCCGGCTGGTGCCGCCGCCTCCCAACGCCGAGCCCGCAATCCACATTTCCGCCCGACCCGTCCCGGAGACCCGATGA
- the hisC gene encoding histidinol-phosphate transaminase, whose amino-acid sequence MTGQSSRIPQPRANIGAIPAYVPGKPPVAREGLTTYKLSSNENPYPPLPGVVEAVSEVVSRMNRYPDMGNVDLFAALATRLDVPVEDLTLATGSVGLIYQVLQAFCDPADEVVHAWRSFEAYPIAVTAAAATSVRVPVTATGEHDLEAMLAAITERTKVVMVCTPNNPTGPAVSHSALVAFLDRVPSHVLVVVDEAYVEFVRMDDAVDGIALYRTYPNVVLTRTFSKAYGLANFRVGYAVAQEPTATALRAVSLPFGVSGVAQAAAIASLDAEAELLERVEELVAERARVVAGLSEVGWDVPDAQGNFVWFELGERTTAFAEAADAAGIVVRPFAGEGVRASIGEVEANDRLIAVAAAFDR is encoded by the coding sequence ATGACCGGACAGTCCTCCCGCATCCCCCAGCCCAGGGCCAACATCGGCGCCATCCCTGCCTATGTCCCCGGCAAGCCGCCCGTCGCCCGCGAGGGACTGACGACCTACAAGCTGAGCTCCAACGAGAACCCCTACCCGCCGCTCCCGGGCGTGGTCGAGGCGGTCTCCGAGGTGGTGTCGCGGATGAATCGCTATCCGGACATGGGCAACGTCGACCTGTTCGCGGCCCTGGCCACGCGGCTCGACGTGCCGGTCGAGGACCTCACCCTGGCCACCGGCTCGGTCGGTCTGATCTATCAGGTGCTGCAGGCGTTCTGCGACCCCGCCGACGAGGTGGTCCACGCTTGGCGTTCCTTCGAGGCCTACCCGATCGCGGTCACCGCGGCGGCGGCCACCTCGGTCCGGGTGCCGGTGACGGCGACCGGCGAGCACGACCTCGAGGCGATGCTCGCCGCGATCACGGAGCGCACCAAGGTGGTGATGGTCTGCACCCCGAACAACCCGACCGGGCCGGCCGTCTCCCACTCCGCGCTGGTCGCGTTCCTGGACCGGGTGCCCTCCCACGTGCTGGTGGTCGTGGACGAGGCGTATGTCGAGTTCGTCCGCATGGACGACGCCGTGGACGGGATCGCGCTCTATCGCACCTATCCCAACGTGGTGCTCACCCGCACCTTCTCCAAGGCCTACGGCCTGGCCAACTTCCGGGTCGGGTACGCCGTCGCCCAGGAGCCGACGGCCACCGCGCTGCGGGCGGTCTCGCTGCCCTTCGGTGTCTCGGGTGTCGCCCAGGCCGCCGCGATCGCCTCCCTCGATGCCGAGGCGGAGCTCCTCGAGCGGGTCGAGGAGCTGGTGGCCGAGCGTGCCCGCGTCGTGGCCGGGCTGAGCGAGGTGGGTTGGGACGTGCCCGATGCGCAGGGCAACTTCGTCTGGTTCGAGCTGGGTGAGCGGACGACCGCCTTCGCCGAGGCGGCCGACGCCGCCGGAATCGTCGTACGCCCGTTTGCCGGTGAGGGCGTGCGCGCCAGCATCGGTGAGGTGGAGGCCAATGACAGGCTGATCGCGGTGGCCGCGGCCTTCGATCGGTGA